GGTGAAGAAGTTGGCGTTCATGCCTTCGGCATAGGGCACCCGCATGCGGGCCTCGAACGCGCCGTAGCCATAGCGGGCATTCGATTGCAGCTCGGCGCAACTCAGGTCGAACGCGTCCCGCGCATCGGCGCTCATCGTCAGCCGAAGCTGTCCATCCGCGACCGCGACTTGATCGGCGCTCCAGATGCAGTTCTGATGCGATCCGTTCGACCATCCGTCGGACACGAACCATCGCGCGCGGTCGAGATCGTCGAACGGATCGAGAAAGGCTCCTTCCGCCGCGCCGGACGACGGCACGAGAATGAGGCAGAGGACGAGACGTATTGAACGGCGTGTCGGCATGGGCGCCTCCTGACGCGGGCAGGTCGGGGGTCCGTGCGTATCGATGCTAGGCGCCTGTGCGGGTCGCGCAAGTCACTCGGTGAACCCCGGCCAGATCGCGCCGAGATCTTGGCCGAGAAGCTCCGACAGCCCCGCGTTCCGGGCGGAGAGATGCCGATTCAGATAGCGGCGCGTGACCGGGCGCATCTCTTCCGGCGGCGCAGCCTCGGTCAGAACGCGGTCGGAGACGACGCGGTACCACGCGCGATAGGCGCGGTGACCCAACCGCGCCGACAGCGACGACCGGCGCCCCAGATGCGCGGCGTAGCGGTAGCGCACGAGTCGGCGACCGATCCGGTTCAGCGCCAACAGCGTTCCGGCCCGCTTTGGATAGAAGGTGCGGTTCTGCCAGCCTGTCTCATCCTCCAGCAGCATCGGCGGGAGGCCGAGAAATGCCGTGACCCGGTCGATCGTCGCCTGGCGGACCGCGTTGAACTCCTCGAACAGCACCGGGCACAGGCGGTCCGGACCAAGGAGGTCGCGAAAGCGCCTCAACGGCCCGGCATAGGTCGAGCCTACCAAGATCGACGGCTCGGCGCTCAGCGCCGCCTCGAACGACAGCGAGGTCCGCCCCGAGCGCACGAGGTGCCAGTATTGCGACCAGGCCCGGCGGACGGGATCGCGCAACATGAAGATGACCTTCGCGTCGGGAAGGGTGCGGGCGATGCGGTCGGGCGCGACGGCGGACATCAGGTAGGTGGTCGTGTCCTCGCCGATCAGGGCGCCGGCGGGCGCGTCGGCAAAGCGCGACCGATACCATGCCGCGGTCTCGGGGTCGTCGGGATCGCGCCAGACCAGGTCGCCGCGCTCGACGGAGAGAAATTCCGAATGGGCGACCGCATCGTCGGCATCGAAGTGATAGAGCTCGCCCGGTGCCACCCACGCGTCCGGATGGCGGTGAAGGATATGGTGAAGCGACGTGGTGCCGCATTTCGGGGCCCCGCCGATGATGAAGTCCGGTCGCATCTCCAACCTCGCTGGCAGGGCCGAGGGCCCATATCTGGGGACCCCCGCATGCGCGCGTCAACGACGGCGTCGGGATCGGCGGTGGTCGGCCGATGGCCCGGCGTATCGTGCGGCCCATATCGCGGGCACGGGGCGTTATGTATGACCGGCTGGAGCGGCCCGCGCGATCGACCTAGGCCGCCCCGCGACCGGCCGTCCGGTCGGGAGGCG
This portion of the uncultured Jannaschia sp. genome encodes:
- a CDS encoding sulfotransferase, with protein sequence MRPDFIIGGAPKCGTTSLHHILHRHPDAWVAPGELYHFDADDAVAHSEFLSVERGDLVWRDPDDPETAAWYRSRFADAPAGALIGEDTTTYLMSAVAPDRIARTLPDAKVIFMLRDPVRRAWSQYWHLVRSGRTSLSFEAALSAEPSILVGSTYAGPLRRFRDLLGPDRLCPVLFEEFNAVRQATIDRVTAFLGLPPMLLEDETGWQNRTFYPKRAGTLLALNRIGRRLVRYRYAAHLGRRSSLSARLGHRAYRAWYRVVSDRVLTEAAPPEEMRPVTRRYLNRHLSARNAGLSELLGQDLGAIWPGFTE